The following proteins come from a genomic window of Gottfriedia acidiceleris:
- a CDS encoding response regulator transcription factor, with protein MKKILIIEDEVNIARVLKLEIEYEGYEVLVEHNGKSGLESALSNNVDLILLDVMLPELSGIEVLRRIRKTNQFVPVILLTARDATHDKIIGLDYGANDYITKPFEIEEVLARIRSCLRSSNLVHEFKKSEDEDPILTIEDLVVNLEAREVKRDDKVISLTPKEYDLLVYLLTNQNKILTREGIITTVWGYEYEGETNVVDVYIRHLRKKIEEDFDVPLIRTIRGVGYTMRKG; from the coding sequence ATGAAGAAAATCTTAATTATCGAGGATGAAGTGAATATAGCTCGAGTTTTAAAATTAGAAATAGAATATGAGGGTTATGAAGTATTGGTCGAACATAATGGAAAATCTGGTTTAGAGTCGGCTTTAAGCAATAATGTCGATCTAATTTTATTAGATGTTATGTTACCTGAATTGAGTGGAATCGAAGTATTAAGAAGAATAAGAAAAACAAATCAATTTGTGCCCGTAATTTTATTAACTGCTAGAGATGCTACACATGATAAGATTATCGGACTCGATTATGGTGCAAATGATTATATTACGAAACCTTTTGAAATCGAAGAAGTATTAGCAAGAATACGTTCATGTTTACGATCAAGTAATCTTGTTCATGAATTTAAGAAAAGCGAAGACGAAGATCCCATTTTAACGATTGAGGATTTAGTTGTTAATTTGGAAGCTAGGGAAGTAAAGAGGGATGATAAAGTCATTTCATTAACACCAAAAGAGTATGATTTATTAGTTTATCTATTAACAAATCAAAATAAAATTTTGACAAGAGAAGGCATCATAACAACCGTTTGGGGTTATGAGTATGAAGGCGAAACAAATGTTGTTGATGTGTACATTAGACATTTAAGAAAGAAAATTGAAGAGGACTTTGACGTTCCTTTAATTCGAACGATAAGAGGTGTGGGGTACACAATGAGGAAGGGTTAA